Genomic segment of Umezawaea sp. Da 62-37:
CGCGGGGTGTGCCAGGACTCGGCGCACGTGATGATCACGTTGTGCCGCCTGGTCGGCGTGCCCGCGCGGTACGTGTCCGGGCACCTGCTCGGCGAGGGCGGGACGCACGGGTGGATGGAGGTCGTTGTCGCCGACGGGGACGACGCGATCGCCGTGCCGTTCGACCCGTGCAACGGGCGCAGGGCCGGGGCGGACTACCTCACGGTGGCGACCGGCCGCGACTACTCGGACGTGGCGCCCACGTCGGGGAGCTACAGCGGGACGCCGAACAGCACGCTGACGACCAGTCGGCGGGTCGGTGTGCTGAGCGCGGCGTAGCGGACGGGCGGGCGGAACGCTTGACCTCCAGTTAGCTGGAACTCCTACGTTCGGGTGATCGCCGAACCAGGGAGACGCCCGTGCACGCCATCCGCCAGCACACCTTCGGCCCCGCCGGGAACCTGCTCTTCGAGGAGGTCGACGACCCGACCCCCGGCACCGGCCAGGTGCGGATCGCCGTGTCCGCCGCCGGGGTGCACGTCCTCGACACGACGATCAGGTCCGGCGTGGGCCGGGGCCCCTTCCCCCTGCCCGCCCTCCCCATGACCCCTGGACGCGAGGTGGCCGGGGTGGTCACCGCGCTCGGCGAGGGCGCGGAAGCCGGCTGGCTCGGCCGTCGGGTCGTGGCCCACCTCGGCCAGGCGAGCGGCGGGTACGCGGAGTCGGCCGTGGCGAACGCGTCCGCGCTGCACGCCCTGCCCGACCACGTGTCCGACGACGTGGCGGTCGCGATGATCGGGACCGGGCGGACCGCGATGGGCGTGTTCGAGGGCGCCGCCATCCGACCGGACGACACGGTGCTGGTGCTGGCCGCGGCGGGCGGCATCGGGGCGCTGGCCGTGCAGGAGGCGCGTGCCGTCGGGGCGCGGGTGGTGGGCGCGGCGGGCGGCGCGGCGAAGGTGGAACTGGTGGCGGGTCTGGGCGCCGATGTCGCCGTCGACTACTCGGAACCCGGTTGGGA
This window contains:
- a CDS encoding zinc-binding dehydrogenase gives rise to the protein MHAIRQHTFGPAGNLLFEEVDDPTPGTGQVRIAVSAAGVHVLDTTIRSGVGRGPFPLPALPMTPGREVAGVVTALGEGAEAGWLGRRVVAHLGQASGGYAESAVANASALHALPDHVSDDVAVAMIGTGRTAMGVFEGAAIRPDDTVLVLAAAGGIGALAVQEARAVGARVVGAAGGAAKVELVAGLGADVAVDYSEPGWDKGIEGVTVVLDAVGGTLGRTAFELLVPGGRLVLFGWALGTEPTKFTGDDLFARSLSASVVLGPTMLRRLREFEERSLAAAASGRLTPVTSTFPLAEAAKAHRALENRETVGKVVLKP